A portion of the Oncorhynchus nerka isolate Pitt River linkage group LG27, Oner_Uvic_2.0, whole genome shotgun sequence genome contains these proteins:
- the bco1l gene encoding beta,beta-carotene 15,15'-dioxygenase isoform X1: MSQFLIGKNGTESPEPVKAEVTGCVPGWLQGTLLRNGPGLFKVGDTEYNHWFDGMALIHSFTFKDGEVYYRSKFLRSDTFKKNTQANKIVVSEFGTMIYPDPCKNIFSKAFSYLLAAIPDFTDNNLINIIRYGEDYYASSEVNYMNQIDPITLDVIGKMNYRNHIALNLATAHPHYDDEGNTYNMGTALMRFGMPNYVIFKVPVNASDKEHKKPALRKVKRVCNIPFRSTLFPSYFHSFGMTENYIIFVEQPFKLDIVRLATAIFRSVNWASCLKYDKEDITLIHLVDKKTGKAVSTKFYTDALVVFHHINAYEDDGHVVFDMITYKDSNLYEMFYLANLRKETHEFIETNKVNFSPPICHRFVLPLTVDKDTPNGTNLVRFKDTTAKAVMQRDGSLYCLPETIFEGLELPGMNYKFNGKKYRYFYGSRVEWTPHPNKIGKVDIVTRKYIEWTEEDCYPSEPVFVASPGAVEEDDGVILSSVVSLNPKISPFMLVLNAKTFEVIARASIDASIHMDLHGHFIPTQSTN, encoded by the exons ATGTCTCAATTCCTCATCGGCAAGAACGGGACTGAATCACCCGAACCTGTCAAAGCAGAAGTAACAG GATGTGTCCCTGGGTGGCTACAAGGGACATTGCTGCGCAATGGGCCTGGTCTCTTTAAAGTGGGAGACACTGAATACAACCACTGGTTTGATGGCATGGCCTTAATTCATAGTTTCACCTTCAAAGATG GCGAGGTGTACTACAGGAGTAAATTCCTGAGGAGTGACACCTTCAAGAAAAACACTCAGGCAAACAAGATTGTTGTTTCAGAGTTTGGGACAATGATCTATCCCGATCCCTgcaaaaacatattttcaaa AGCCTTCTCCTACCTTCTCGCTGCCATCCCTGACTTCACAGATAACAACCTGATAAACATCATTAGATATGGTGAGGACTACTATGCCTCATCAGAAGTCAACTACATGAATCAAATTGACCCAATTACCTTGGATGTAATTGGAAAG ATGAACTACAGGAATCACATTGCTCTGAACTTGGCGACTGCACACCCTCACTACGACGATGAGGGAAACACCTATAACATGGGAACTGCCCTCATGAGGTTTGGCATGCCCAACTATGTCATCTTCAAGGTTCCAGTAAATGCATCAG ATAAGGAGCATAAGAAGCCTGCCCTGCGGAAGGTGAAGCGGGTCTGCAATATACCGTTTCGCTCTACCCTCTTCCCCAGCTACTTCCACAGCTTCGGCATGACAGAGAATTACATCATCTTTGTCGAGCAGCCATTCAAACTGGACATCGTCAGACTGGCCACAGCTATATTTAGAAGCGTCAACTGGGCCAGCTGCCTCAAATACGACAAAGAGGACATT ACGCTGATCCACCTGGTCGACAAGAAGACTGGGAAGGCTGTGTCCACCAAGTTCTACACAGATGCCCTGGTGGTTTTCCACCACATCAACGCCTACGAGGATGACGGCCATGTAGTGTTTGACATGATCACCTACAAAGACAGCAATCTGTATGAAATGTTCTACTTAGCGAACCTGAGAAAGGAAACTCATGAATTCATTGAGACCAACAAGGTCAACTTCTCCCCACCAATCTGCCATAGATTTGTCTTGCCTCTCACTGTTGACAAG GATACTCCAAATGGAACAAATCTGGTGAGGTTCAAAGACACAACAGCCAAAGCAGTGATGCAGAGAGATGGCTCGCTGTATTGCCTGCCTGAAACAATATTTGAAG GTTTGGAGTTGCCAGGGATGAACTACAAATTCAATGGCAAGAAGTACCGTTATTTCTATGGCTCAAGAGTGGAGTGGACTCCACACCCAAATAAG ATTGGGAAGGTGGACATCGTGACCAGAAAGTACATTGAGTGGACAGAGGAGGACTGCTACCCTTCTGAGCCTGTGTTTGTTGCTTCACCAGGAGCTGTGGAGGAGGATGACG GAGTCATTTTGTCCTCAGTCGTCTCACTCAATCCAAAGATATCCCCCTTCATGCTTGTCCTTAATGCCAAAACCTTTGAGGTAATTGCTCGTGCCTCAATTGACGCCAGCATTCACATGGATCTGCATGGACACTTCATTCCCACACAGAGCACCAACTGA
- the bco1l gene encoding beta,beta-carotene 15,15'-dioxygenase isoform X2, giving the protein MALIHSFTFKDGEVYYRSKFLRSDTFKKNTQANKIVVSEFGTMIYPDPCKNIFSKAFSYLLAAIPDFTDNNLINIIRYGEDYYASSEVNYMNQIDPITLDVIGKMNYRNHIALNLATAHPHYDDEGNTYNMGTALMRFGMPNYVIFKVPVNASDKEHKKPALRKVKRVCNIPFRSTLFPSYFHSFGMTENYIIFVEQPFKLDIVRLATAIFRSVNWASCLKYDKEDITLIHLVDKKTGKAVSTKFYTDALVVFHHINAYEDDGHVVFDMITYKDSNLYEMFYLANLRKETHEFIETNKVNFSPPICHRFVLPLTVDKDTPNGTNLVRFKDTTAKAVMQRDGSLYCLPETIFEGLELPGMNYKFNGKKYRYFYGSRVEWTPHPNKIGKVDIVTRKYIEWTEEDCYPSEPVFVASPGAVEEDDGVILSSVVSLNPKISPFMLVLNAKTFEVIARASIDASIHMDLHGHFIPTQSTN; this is encoded by the exons ATGGCCTTAATTCATAGTTTCACCTTCAAAGATG GCGAGGTGTACTACAGGAGTAAATTCCTGAGGAGTGACACCTTCAAGAAAAACACTCAGGCAAACAAGATTGTTGTTTCAGAGTTTGGGACAATGATCTATCCCGATCCCTgcaaaaacatattttcaaa AGCCTTCTCCTACCTTCTCGCTGCCATCCCTGACTTCACAGATAACAACCTGATAAACATCATTAGATATGGTGAGGACTACTATGCCTCATCAGAAGTCAACTACATGAATCAAATTGACCCAATTACCTTGGATGTAATTGGAAAG ATGAACTACAGGAATCACATTGCTCTGAACTTGGCGACTGCACACCCTCACTACGACGATGAGGGAAACACCTATAACATGGGAACTGCCCTCATGAGGTTTGGCATGCCCAACTATGTCATCTTCAAGGTTCCAGTAAATGCATCAG ATAAGGAGCATAAGAAGCCTGCCCTGCGGAAGGTGAAGCGGGTCTGCAATATACCGTTTCGCTCTACCCTCTTCCCCAGCTACTTCCACAGCTTCGGCATGACAGAGAATTACATCATCTTTGTCGAGCAGCCATTCAAACTGGACATCGTCAGACTGGCCACAGCTATATTTAGAAGCGTCAACTGGGCCAGCTGCCTCAAATACGACAAAGAGGACATT ACGCTGATCCACCTGGTCGACAAGAAGACTGGGAAGGCTGTGTCCACCAAGTTCTACACAGATGCCCTGGTGGTTTTCCACCACATCAACGCCTACGAGGATGACGGCCATGTAGTGTTTGACATGATCACCTACAAAGACAGCAATCTGTATGAAATGTTCTACTTAGCGAACCTGAGAAAGGAAACTCATGAATTCATTGAGACCAACAAGGTCAACTTCTCCCCACCAATCTGCCATAGATTTGTCTTGCCTCTCACTGTTGACAAG GATACTCCAAATGGAACAAATCTGGTGAGGTTCAAAGACACAACAGCCAAAGCAGTGATGCAGAGAGATGGCTCGCTGTATTGCCTGCCTGAAACAATATTTGAAG GTTTGGAGTTGCCAGGGATGAACTACAAATTCAATGGCAAGAAGTACCGTTATTTCTATGGCTCAAGAGTGGAGTGGACTCCACACCCAAATAAG ATTGGGAAGGTGGACATCGTGACCAGAAAGTACATTGAGTGGACAGAGGAGGACTGCTACCCTTCTGAGCCTGTGTTTGTTGCTTCACCAGGAGCTGTGGAGGAGGATGACG GAGTCATTTTGTCCTCAGTCGTCTCACTCAATCCAAAGATATCCCCCTTCATGCTTGTCCTTAATGCCAAAACCTTTGAGGTAATTGCTCGTGCCTCAATTGACGCCAGCATTCACATGGATCTGCATGGACACTTCATTCCCACACAGAGCACCAACTGA